Proteins from a single region of Cystobacter fuscus DSM 2262:
- the menD gene encoding 2-succinyl-5-enolpyruvyl-6-hydroxy-3-cyclohexene-1-carboxylic-acid synthase, which yields MFDAHVNQLWARALVEELVRGGVRHAVVCPGSRSSPLAHACAMAEGLRTWSVIDERSAGFFALGMAKQSRVPVVLVATSGTAGAHFYPAIIEAFMSQVPLVVLTADRPLELQGWGAPQTVPQARMFGEFSRLFADVGLPESEDVALVHLRATVARAVGVAVRAPRGAVHLNVPFREPLAPVPGDSAATHLSPLAREGRPGAPLTRISPPVRQPDPLTLAAVRARAAATERGVIVCGPRDENDGFAEAIASLAEATGYPVLAEATSQARYGGGPLTLSLYDAMLRHEPFARAHRPELVLRFGGGLTPKAPQAWLDSSDAEVVLFSDEGALFDPSHRSARVVEGSAVAACESLGKGLSRGLGPWARGFLWAEQWCRAALESAFSEDATLSEMRLAHEVVAVLPDGANLFVSSSMPIRDVDAFAPSAGRRLRVLANRGANGIDGIVSSALGMAAASGRPTVLLTGDLALLHDMGGLLLARRNAVPLTVVVVNNDGGGIFSFLPIAQAEGARAHYEALWGTPHGMDFSHAAALYQARYRRVESPAALRSAVAEGLKGGLNLIEVQVRDRARNVESHRQLFARMAAALGEGPWL from the coding sequence ATGTTTGACGCCCACGTGAATCAACTCTGGGCCCGGGCCCTCGTGGAGGAGCTGGTGCGGGGCGGGGTGAGGCACGCCGTGGTGTGTCCGGGCTCGCGCTCCTCTCCGCTGGCGCACGCGTGCGCCATGGCCGAGGGTCTGCGCACCTGGTCCGTCATCGACGAGCGCAGCGCGGGCTTCTTCGCCCTGGGCATGGCCAAGCAGTCGCGCGTGCCGGTGGTGCTGGTGGCCACGAGCGGCACGGCGGGCGCGCACTTCTATCCGGCGATCATCGAGGCCTTCATGTCGCAGGTGCCGCTGGTGGTGCTCACCGCGGACCGGCCCCTGGAGTTGCAGGGCTGGGGAGCGCCCCAGACGGTGCCCCAGGCGCGCATGTTCGGGGAGTTCTCCCGGCTGTTCGCGGACGTGGGTCTGCCGGAGTCGGAGGACGTGGCGCTCGTGCACCTGCGCGCCACGGTGGCCCGGGCGGTGGGCGTGGCCGTGCGTGCGCCCCGGGGCGCGGTGCACCTCAACGTGCCGTTTCGCGAGCCCCTGGCGCCCGTTCCCGGTGATTCCGCCGCGACGCACCTGTCCCCGCTCGCCCGGGAGGGGCGGCCGGGCGCACCGCTCACGCGCATCAGCCCGCCGGTGCGCCAGCCCGATCCACTGACGCTGGCGGCGGTGCGCGCGCGCGCGGCCGCCACCGAGCGGGGCGTCATCGTCTGCGGCCCCCGGGACGAGAACGACGGCTTCGCGGAGGCCATCGCCTCGCTGGCCGAGGCCACGGGCTATCCGGTGCTGGCCGAGGCCACGTCGCAGGCTCGCTATGGAGGGGGGCCCCTCACGCTGTCGCTCTACGACGCGATGTTGCGGCACGAGCCCTTCGCGCGCGCCCACCGGCCGGAGCTGGTGCTGCGCTTTGGCGGCGGGCTCACGCCCAAGGCGCCCCAGGCGTGGCTCGACAGCTCGGACGCGGAGGTGGTGCTCTTCAGTGACGAGGGCGCGCTGTTCGATCCCTCGCACCGCTCCGCGCGCGTGGTGGAGGGCTCGGCGGTGGCGGCGTGCGAGTCGCTCGGCAAGGGGTTGTCGCGAGGACTGGGTCCCTGGGCGCGCGGCTTCCTGTGGGCCGAGCAGTGGTGCCGGGCGGCGCTGGAGTCGGCCTTCTCGGAGGACGCGACGCTCTCGGAGATGCGGCTCGCCCATGAGGTGGTGGCGGTGTTGCCGGACGGGGCGAACCTCTTCGTGTCCAGCAGCATGCCCATCCGGGACGTGGATGCGTTCGCGCCCTCGGCGGGTCGCCGTCTCCGGGTGCTGGCCAACCGGGGCGCCAATGGCATCGACGGCATCGTCTCGAGCGCGCTCGGGATGGCGGCGGCCTCGGGGCGGCCCACGGTGTTGCTCACGGGAGACCTGGCCCTGCTGCACGACATGGGCGGCCTGCTGCTGGCGCGCCGCAACGCCGTGCCCCTGACGGTGGTGGTGGTGAACAACGATGGGGGAGGCATCTTCTCCTTCCTGCCCATCGCCCAGGCCGAGGGCGCGCGCGCGCACTACGAGGCCCTGTGGGGCACCCCCCACGGCATGGACTTCTCGCACGCCGCCGCGCTCTACCAGGCGCGCTACCGGCGGGTGGAGTCGCCCGCGGCGCTGCGCTCGGCGGTGGCCGAGGGGCTCAAGGGCGGGTTGAACCTCATCGAGGTCCAGGTGAGGGATCGCGCGAGGAACGTGGAGTCGCACCGGCAGCTGTTCGCGAGGATGGCCGCCGCACTGGGAGAGGGCCCATGGCTCTGA
- the menH gene encoding 2-succinyl-6-hydroxy-2,4-cyclohexadiene-1-carboxylate synthase, which produces MALKLAYETWGEGAHPLLLVHGFTGNRTSFDHLRSSWSPHVKAIVVELPGHGQTPLPTRPGREGFLETLDALYAVLDELNVARTNLLGYSQGARFALAAVMRRPERFTRLIMESGSPGLHRRQHRTERRVKDSELALFLRQKGLTAFMDYWESLPLFAGLQRLPEEMRVALRARRLANTAEGLAGALECLGLGVQPDYWPELQRQRLPTLLLTGALDEKFTLTARRMAEELPVVYRRAFEGCTHAPHLEVPEEFAQEVLSFIRTPWYESPEFESTGADASPAPIATVEPSLSKKSQPTP; this is translated from the coding sequence ATGGCTCTGAAGCTGGCGTATGAGACGTGGGGAGAGGGGGCGCACCCCCTTCTCCTCGTGCACGGGTTCACGGGGAACCGCACGTCGTTCGATCACCTGCGTTCCTCTTGGAGCCCGCACGTCAAGGCCATCGTGGTGGAGCTGCCGGGGCACGGGCAGACGCCGCTGCCCACGCGCCCCGGACGCGAGGGCTTCCTGGAGACGCTCGACGCGCTCTACGCGGTGCTCGACGAGCTGAACGTGGCGCGGACGAACCTGCTGGGCTACTCGCAGGGGGCGCGCTTCGCCCTGGCGGCGGTGATGCGCCGGCCCGAGCGCTTCACGCGGCTCATCATGGAGAGCGGCTCGCCGGGGCTGCACCGCCGGCAGCACCGCACGGAGCGGCGGGTGAAGGACAGTGAGCTGGCGCTCTTCCTGCGGCAGAAGGGGCTCACGGCGTTCATGGACTACTGGGAGTCGCTGCCGCTGTTCGCGGGGTTGCAGCGCCTGCCCGAGGAGATGCGCGTGGCCCTGCGGGCCCGTCGGCTGGCGAACACGGCCGAGGGGTTGGCTGGGGCGCTGGAGTGCCTGGGCCTGGGCGTGCAGCCGGACTACTGGCCGGAGCTGCAACGCCAGCGGCTGCCCACGCTGCTGCTCACGGGCGCGCTGGACGAGAAGTTCACCCTGACGGCGCGGCGGATGGCGGAGGAGCTGCCGGTGGTCTACCGCCGCGCGTTCGAGGGGTGCACCCACGCGCCGCACCTGGAAGTGCCCGAGGAGTTCGCCCAGGAGGTGCTCTCCTTCATCCGCACGCCCTGGTACGAGTCCCCCGAGTTCGAGAGCACGGGGGCCGATGCGAGCCCGGCGCCGATCGCCACCGTGGAGCCCTCCCTGTCCAAGAAGTCCCAGCCCACCCCATGA
- a CDS encoding 1,4-dihydroxy-2-naphthoate polyprenyltransferase, producing MNAIAPAVQAPRPTLKTWLMAARPKTLTAALVPVMVGTALAYGLGVGRWMPALAALVGSMFIQVGTNLTNDYFDFKKGADTAERVGPQRVTQSGLIAPGTVLASALACFGLAVLTGIYLVVVGGWPIVAIGLASVLAGYSYTGGPFPLAYHGLGDVFVFVFFGLVAVPGTYYVQALTVTPAAWWAAIPVGAIGTALLVVNNLRDAATDVKAGKRTLVVRLGLRAGRAEYVALLSLAFVTPLAMWSLGLSSPWVMLAWLSAPLAVPLLKLVLGQEGAPLNSALGGTARLQLVFGLLFSVGLLLR from the coding sequence ATGAACGCGATTGCTCCCGCGGTGCAGGCGCCTCGCCCCACCTTGAAGACGTGGTTGATGGCCGCCCGGCCCAAGACGCTCACGGCGGCGCTGGTGCCGGTGATGGTGGGCACGGCGCTCGCGTATGGACTGGGTGTGGGCCGGTGGATGCCCGCGCTGGCGGCGCTCGTGGGCTCGATGTTCATCCAGGTGGGCACCAACCTGACGAACGACTACTTCGACTTCAAGAAGGGCGCGGACACGGCGGAGCGGGTGGGGCCCCAGCGGGTGACGCAGAGCGGGCTCATCGCTCCGGGCACGGTGCTGGCGAGCGCGCTCGCGTGCTTCGGGCTGGCGGTGCTCACGGGCATCTACCTGGTGGTGGTGGGCGGCTGGCCCATCGTGGCCATCGGGCTGGCGTCGGTGCTGGCGGGCTACTCGTACACGGGCGGCCCCTTTCCCCTGGCCTACCATGGGCTCGGCGACGTGTTCGTCTTCGTGTTCTTCGGGCTGGTGGCGGTGCCGGGCACCTACTACGTGCAGGCGTTGACGGTGACGCCGGCGGCGTGGTGGGCCGCCATTCCGGTGGGGGCGATCGGCACGGCCCTGCTGGTGGTCAACAACCTGCGCGATGCGGCCACGGACGTGAAGGCGGGCAAGCGCACCCTGGTGGTGCGACTGGGCCTGCGCGCGGGACGGGCCGAGTACGTGGCGCTCCTGTCGCTCGCCTTCGTCACGCCCCTGGCGATGTGGAGCCTGGGCCTGTCGAGCCCGTGGGTGATGCTCGCGTGGCTGAGCGCGCCCCTGGCGGTGCCGCTGCTCAAGCTCGTGCTCGGGCAGGAGGGCGCGCCGCTCAACTCCGCACTGGGTGGGACGGCGAGACTCCAGCTCGTGTTCGGGTTGCTGTTCTCGGTGGGGCTGCTCCTGAGGTAG
- a CDS encoding mandelate racemase/muconate lactonizing enzyme family protein, protein MRIVEASLERLRLEMVRPLRTAAGVYAAREGFVVRLVDDSGRVGWGEAMPLAEFGTETPEACERVLTALLPGLRDAAGPPLPGPWAEGGEERFPANHPAARHALEQACLDLLAQRRGLPLSQLLSSGARAEVHVNALLGAASPEELVHEARRAVAEGYETLKLKVAGRPVEEDATRLLAVRGVAGAARVRIDANGGWTEPEAERALAVLGSEGIELCEQPVAAEALEALCRLAARAPCPLAADESLTLPGAARKLLSSAPTVRVLVLKPMVLGGLLPTLALAREAARQGVDTYVTSSLDGVIARAGAAHLAAALPSGRYASGLGVGHLFQNEPDLHPFRPLRGRILLPRTPGQGVHS, encoded by the coding sequence ATGCGCATCGTGGAAGCGAGCCTCGAGCGGTTGCGCCTGGAGATGGTGCGGCCGCTGAGGACGGCGGCGGGCGTCTACGCAGCCCGCGAGGGCTTCGTGGTGCGGCTGGTGGACGACTCGGGGCGGGTGGGGTGGGGCGAGGCGATGCCCCTGGCGGAGTTCGGCACGGAGACACCGGAGGCGTGCGAGCGGGTGTTGACCGCGCTGCTTCCGGGGCTGCGAGACGCGGCGGGCCCGCCTCTTCCCGGGCCCTGGGCGGAAGGTGGCGAGGAGCGCTTCCCCGCGAATCACCCCGCGGCCCGGCATGCGCTGGAGCAGGCGTGTCTGGATCTCCTGGCGCAACGGCGAGGGCTTCCCCTGAGCCAGCTCCTGTCGTCGGGAGCGCGTGCGGAGGTCCACGTCAACGCGCTGCTGGGCGCCGCGTCCCCCGAGGAGCTGGTGCACGAGGCGCGGCGGGCGGTGGCCGAGGGGTATGAAACGCTGAAGCTCAAGGTGGCGGGCCGCCCGGTGGAGGAGGACGCCACGCGGTTGTTGGCGGTGCGCGGGGTGGCGGGGGCGGCGCGGGTGCGGATCGACGCGAATGGCGGGTGGACGGAGCCGGAGGCGGAGCGCGCGTTGGCGGTGTTGGGCTCGGAGGGCATCGAGCTGTGCGAGCAGCCCGTGGCGGCCGAGGCGCTCGAGGCCCTGTGCCGGCTGGCCGCGCGGGCGCCGTGTCCCCTGGCGGCGGATGAGTCCCTGACGCTGCCCGGGGCCGCCCGGAAGCTCCTGAGTTCCGCGCCCACGGTGCGCGTGCTCGTGCTCAAGCCCATGGTGCTCGGAGGACTGTTGCCCACGCTCGCTCTGGCGCGCGAGGCGGCCCGCCAGGGCGTGGACACCTATGTGACGAGCTCGCTCGATGGGGTGATCGCCCGGGCGGGCGCCGCGCATCTGGCGGCGGCGTTGCCGTCGGGGCGATATGCCTCGGGGCTCGGCGTGGGGCACCTGTTCCAGAACGAGCCGGACCTCCACCCATTCCGCCCGCTCCGGGGCCGCATCCTGCTGCCGCGGACACCGGGCCAGGGAGTGCATTCATGA
- the menE gene encoding o-succinylbenzoate--CoA ligase produces MKGSCPIRAGARTRPDALALTFAGRHWTYAEMDTEVGRWVAALRARGVGPGERVGVLSTNHVALAHLFFALGRVGAVLAPFNARLTPAELRPLVEDVAPRLLLALEPLRARLPDAEPLESFADAVGGPSPECVDLDDTSPRVILFTSGTTGRPKGAVITEGNFRASARCSAANLGAHPAPRWLGTLPLFHVGGLAMLTRTAYDGGCLVLRERFAVDDTNRALDEEGVTHASFVATTLEQVLEARGDRPVPASFRHSLIGGGPVPAPLLARARAAGLGPLQTYGLTEACSQVATERPDEADGLTAGRALPGLEVRVVGPSGEPLEVGAEGDIEVRGPTVMVGYLNRPEATHEALRDGWLRTKDVGRLDARGRLTVLSRRTDLILRGGENIYPAEVEKVLADHPSVREVAVVGVPDTRWGEVPVAFVVVRAGAGLPEELGSWCRGSLAGFKVPARFLAIDALPRNALGKVERTVLRERARGA; encoded by the coding sequence ATGAAGGGCTCATGTCCCATCCGGGCCGGCGCACGGACGCGTCCGGACGCGCTGGCGCTCACGTTCGCGGGCCGGCACTGGACGTACGCGGAGATGGACACCGAGGTGGGCCGGTGGGTGGCCGCGCTCCGGGCTCGCGGCGTGGGGCCGGGAGAGCGCGTGGGGGTGCTGTCGACGAACCACGTGGCACTGGCGCACCTCTTCTTCGCGCTCGGCCGGGTGGGAGCGGTGCTGGCCCCCTTCAACGCGCGGCTCACCCCGGCGGAGTTGCGGCCCCTCGTCGAGGACGTGGCTCCCCGGCTCCTCCTGGCGCTCGAGCCCCTCCGGGCCCGCCTCCCGGACGCCGAGCCCCTGGAGTCCTTCGCGGACGCGGTGGGCGGACCCTCGCCCGAGTGCGTCGACCTGGATGACACGTCGCCCCGGGTCATCCTCTTCACCTCGGGCACCACGGGCCGGCCCAAGGGCGCGGTGATCACGGAGGGCAACTTCCGGGCGTCCGCGCGCTGCTCCGCGGCGAACCTGGGCGCGCACCCGGCGCCGCGCTGGCTGGGCACGCTGCCGCTCTTCCACGTGGGGGGCCTCGCGATGCTCACGCGCACCGCCTACGACGGGGGCTGTCTGGTGCTGCGCGAGCGCTTCGCGGTGGACGACACCAACCGGGCGCTCGACGAGGAGGGCGTCACCCACGCGAGCTTCGTGGCCACGACATTGGAGCAGGTGCTGGAGGCGCGCGGGGACAGGCCGGTGCCCGCCTCGTTCCGCCATTCGTTGATCGGCGGCGGGCCGGTGCCGGCGCCCCTGCTCGCGAGGGCGAGGGCGGCCGGACTCGGTCCCCTGCAGACCTACGGGCTGACGGAGGCCTGTTCCCAGGTGGCCACCGAGCGTCCGGACGAGGCGGATGGGCTCACGGCGGGCCGGGCGCTGCCGGGGCTGGAGGTGCGCGTCGTGGGGCCCTCGGGCGAGCCCCTCGAGGTGGGCGCGGAGGGGGACATCGAGGTGCGCGGTCCCACGGTGATGGTCGGCTACCTGAACCGGCCCGAGGCCACGCACGAGGCGCTGCGGGACGGCTGGTTGCGCACGAAGGACGTGGGGCGGCTGGACGCGCGGGGGCGGCTCACGGTGCTGTCGCGGCGCACGGATCTGATCCTCCGGGGCGGCGAGAACATCTACCCGGCCGAGGTGGAGAAGGTTCTGGCCGACCATCCGTCGGTGCGGGAGGTGGCGGTGGTGGGCGTGCCGGACACGCGCTGGGGCGAGGTGCCGGTGGCCTTCGTGGTGGTGCGCGCGGGCGCAGGGCTTCCCGAGGAGCTCGGTTCGTGGTGCCGCGGCTCGCTGGCGGGCTTCAAGGTCCCCGCGCGCTTCCTCGCCATCGACGCCCTGCCACGCAATGCGTTGGGCAAGGTGGAGCGCACGGTGCTGCGCGAGCGGGCGCGGGGGGCGTGA
- a CDS encoding STAS/SEC14 domain-containing protein: protein MFRIRVDEAQALVELQLEGVIREDEMRQFIAESLAATRTLTAQGRYIRVLSDMRLLKAASPEAAEILRQGQQTAIESGMRRLAQLVDSELTALQLNRIARASGLYRMMRRFQDEQEARRWLMSDEEQHDTA, encoded by the coding sequence TTGTTCCGGATTCGCGTCGATGAAGCCCAAGCGCTCGTGGAGTTGCAGCTGGAGGGCGTCATCCGCGAGGACGAGATGCGGCAGTTCATCGCCGAGTCGCTCGCGGCGACCCGGACGCTGACCGCCCAGGGCCGCTACATCCGGGTGCTGTCCGACATGCGCCTGCTCAAGGCCGCCTCCCCCGAGGCCGCCGAGATCCTCCGTCAGGGGCAACAGACCGCCATCGAGTCGGGCATGCGGCGGCTCGCCCAGCTCGTCGACAGCGAGCTCACCGCGCTCCAGCTCAACCGCATCGCGCGCGCCAGCGGCCTGTACCGCATGATGCGCCGCTTCCAGGACGAGCAGGAGGCGCGGCGCTGGCTCATGTCGGATGAAGAGCAGCACGACACGGCGTGA
- a CDS encoding type IV pilus twitching motility protein PilT, whose translation MDQSTLNKLLTVGVQNGASDIHFRPGDPPIYRVNGVLRPLKMEKLHPDHTRQVALHVISDPLTKTQLDSLQEYDTSYGLPGVARFRVNIYRQRGTIACILRIIPDEIPTIDGLGLPQVLKTIAGNEQGLVLVTGAAGSGKSSTLAAMLDHINRTENLHILTIEDPIEFIHKNVKSSISQREIGPDTENFAIGLRAALRQDPDVILVGEMRDMETVDIALKASETGRLVFTSMHTMDAPRTINRLVSVFPSEEQAMVRMRLADSLKAIVSQRLLPRADGKGRTVAQEILVQTPQVEQFIREDRAHELKDVIEHGGEPFGMQTFEQHLSQLYQQTAITLETAMSAAPRPDELQRVLDSA comes from the coding sequence TTGGATCAGTCAACCCTCAACAAGTTGCTCACGGTGGGCGTGCAGAATGGCGCCTCGGATATCCATTTCCGGCCGGGTGACCCTCCCATCTACCGGGTCAACGGGGTCCTGCGGCCCTTGAAGATGGAGAAGCTCCACCCGGATCATACCCGTCAGGTGGCGCTCCACGTCATCTCCGACCCGCTCACCAAGACGCAGCTCGACAGCCTGCAGGAGTACGACACCTCCTACGGCCTGCCGGGCGTGGCGCGCTTTCGCGTGAACATCTACCGCCAGCGCGGCACCATCGCCTGCATCCTGCGCATCATCCCGGACGAGATCCCCACCATCGACGGACTGGGGCTGCCCCAGGTGCTCAAGACGATCGCCGGCAACGAGCAGGGGCTGGTGCTCGTCACCGGGGCCGCCGGCTCGGGCAAGAGCTCCACGCTCGCGGCGATGCTCGATCACATCAACCGCACGGAGAACCTGCACATCCTCACCATCGAGGATCCGATCGAGTTCATCCACAAGAACGTCAAGTCCTCCATCTCCCAGCGGGAGATCGGCCCGGACACGGAGAACTTCGCCATCGGGCTGCGCGCCGCGCTGAGGCAGGATCCGGACGTCATCCTCGTGGGCGAGATGCGCGACATGGAGACGGTGGACATCGCGCTCAAGGCCTCGGAGACGGGCCGGCTGGTGTTCACCTCGATGCACACGATGGACGCGCCGCGCACCATCAACCGCCTGGTGTCGGTGTTTCCCTCCGAGGAGCAGGCGATGGTGCGCATGCGTCTGGCGGACAGCCTCAAGGCGATCGTCTCGCAGCGGTTGTTGCCCCGCGCGGATGGCAAGGGGCGCACCGTGGCGCAGGAGATCCTCGTGCAGACGCCGCAGGTGGAGCAGTTCATCCGCGAGGATCGCGCCCACGAGCTCAAGGACGTCATCGAGCATGGGGGTGAGCCGTTCGGGATGCAGACCTTCGAGCAGCACCTCAGCCAGCTCTACCAGCAGACGGCCATCACCCTGGAGACGGCCATGAGCGCGGCCCCCCGGCCGGACGAGCTGCAGCGCGTGCTCGACTCCGCCTGA
- a CDS encoding class I SAM-dependent DNA methyltransferase gives MSGSRTGNSFTEGAPGPEGLGPDAQERGVRRAYGEIAEAYEAFFPSLQRYEGRVERFLAETVTPGARVLDMGCGPGLLTRALPPDVEVVGLDLSPEMLEVARRGRPGGTYRPHSYREPLVGEEGRFGVALAVGCLDFCEDLPRTLGHLARALAPGGRLLFTVLERRPGLEAHEEASWRLPEAAPPVTLYFWSFAFVARALEDVGLVPVRYRHAPGWLRLMDERVMHFGWWDVVRTGSDKSGSSAGSQTP, from the coding sequence ATGAGCGGCAGCCGGACGGGCAATTCATTCACGGAAGGGGCCCCGGGGCCCGAGGGCCTCGGACCCGACGCGCAGGAGCGGGGCGTGCGGCGCGCCTATGGGGAGATCGCCGAGGCCTATGAGGCCTTCTTTCCCTCGCTCCAGCGCTACGAGGGGCGGGTGGAGCGCTTCCTCGCGGAGACAGTGACTCCGGGTGCGAGGGTGCTCGACATGGGGTGTGGACCAGGGCTGCTCACGCGGGCGTTGCCGCCGGACGTGGAGGTGGTGGGCCTGGATCTCTCGCCGGAGATGCTCGAGGTGGCGCGGCGGGGCCGACCTGGGGGGACCTACCGGCCGCACAGCTACCGGGAGCCGCTCGTCGGGGAGGAGGGCCGCTTCGGGGTGGCCCTGGCGGTGGGGTGCCTGGACTTCTGCGAGGACCTGCCCCGGACCCTCGGACACCTGGCGAGGGCGCTGGCCCCGGGGGGACGGCTGCTCTTCACGGTGCTGGAGCGCCGGCCGGGGCTCGAGGCCCACGAGGAGGCGAGCTGGCGGCTGCCGGAGGCGGCTCCCCCGGTGACCCTGTATTTCTGGTCCTTCGCGTTCGTGGCCCGGGCCCTGGAGGACGTGGGACTGGTGCCCGTGCGTTATCGGCACGCACCGGGTTGGCTGCGACTCATGGACGAGCGGGTGATGCACTTCGGGTGGTGGGACGTGGTGCGGACTGGCTCCGATAAGTCAGGAAGCTCGGCGGGCAGCCAAACTCCTTGA
- the icd gene encoding NADP-dependent isocitrate dehydrogenase gives MAPPSGEKITLQNGKLTVPNNPIVPYIEGDGTGRDIWRASQNVFDAAVEKAYGGKKKISWFEVLAGEKAFKTVNNWLPDETVTAFREYLVGIKGPLTTPVGGGIRSLNVALRQMLDLYVCLRPVRYFKGVPSPVKTPEKVDMVIFRENTEDIYAGIEFEAGSPQAAKVLEILQKEFPKDFKKIRFPQDVGLGIKPVSKEGTERLIRAAIDYALAEKRKSVTFVHKGNIMKFTEGAFRKWGYELAAREYGDKVYTWDQWEATKAAKNEEAANAEQKAALASGKILIKDSIADITLQQVLTRPDEFDVIATLNLNGDYLSDALAAQVGGIGIAPGGNINYLTGHAVFEATHGTAPKYADLDKVNPGSVILSGEMMLRHMGWNEAADLIIKGMDKAIGSKTVTYDFARLMNQEKQTGVTEVKCSEFGQAIIKNM, from the coding sequence ATGGCGCCTCCGAGCGGCGAGAAGATCACCCTGCAGAACGGCAAGCTGACCGTGCCGAACAACCCCATCGTCCCCTACATCGAGGGAGACGGCACCGGCCGCGACATCTGGCGCGCCTCGCAGAACGTCTTCGACGCGGCGGTGGAGAAGGCCTACGGCGGCAAGAAGAAGATCTCCTGGTTCGAGGTGCTCGCCGGCGAGAAGGCCTTCAAGACGGTCAACAACTGGCTGCCCGACGAGACCGTGACGGCGTTCCGTGAGTACCTGGTGGGCATCAAGGGCCCGCTGACGACGCCGGTGGGCGGCGGCATCCGCTCGCTCAACGTGGCGCTGCGCCAGATGCTCGACCTGTACGTGTGCCTGCGCCCCGTGCGCTACTTCAAGGGCGTGCCCAGCCCCGTGAAGACCCCCGAGAAGGTCGACATGGTCATCTTCCGGGAGAACACCGAGGACATCTACGCGGGCATCGAGTTCGAGGCGGGCTCGCCCCAGGCCGCCAAGGTGCTGGAGATCCTCCAGAAGGAGTTCCCCAAGGACTTCAAGAAGATCCGCTTCCCCCAGGACGTGGGTCTCGGCATCAAGCCCGTGTCGAAGGAAGGCACCGAGCGGCTCATCCGCGCCGCCATCGACTACGCCCTGGCGGAGAAGCGCAAGAGCGTCACCTTCGTGCACAAGGGCAACATCATGAAGTTCACCGAGGGCGCCTTCCGCAAGTGGGGCTACGAGCTCGCGGCGCGCGAGTACGGTGACAAGGTCTACACGTGGGATCAGTGGGAGGCCACCAAGGCCGCCAAGAACGAGGAGGCCGCCAACGCCGAGCAGAAGGCGGCGCTCGCCTCGGGCAAGATCCTCATCAAGGACTCCATCGCGGACATCACCCTGCAGCAGGTGCTCACGCGTCCGGACGAGTTCGACGTCATCGCCACGCTCAACCTCAACGGTGACTACCTGTCCGACGCGCTCGCCGCGCAGGTGGGCGGCATCGGCATCGCGCCGGGCGGCAACATCAACTACCTCACCGGCCACGCCGTGTTCGAGGCCACCCACGGCACCGCGCCCAAGTACGCGGACCTGGACAAGGTGAACCCGGGCTCGGTCATCCTCTCGGGAGAGATGATGCTGCGCCACATGGGCTGGAACGAGGCGGCCGACCTCATCATCAAGGGCATGGACAAGGCCATCGGCAGCAAGACCGTCACCTACGACTTCGCCCGCCTGATGAACCAGGAGAAGCAGACCGGCGTGACCGAGGTGAAGTGCTCGGAGTTCGGTCAGGCCATCATCAAGAACATGTAG
- the mdh gene encoding malate dehydrogenase has product MAHSKKKIGLIGGGQIGGNLALLAVQKQLGDVILYDIPAAEGLVKGKALDINQLSAVDGYDCRVTGTTDWKDVAGADVVIITAGVPRKPGMTREDLLDVNLKIMRDVAANIKQHCPDAFVINVANPLDAMVYALQKISGLPSNKVVGMAGVLDTSRFKFFIAEALNTSIRDVEALVLGGHGDDMVPLVRHSTVGGVPLTQLIAKDKLDAIIDRTRKGGAELVGLYKTGSAYFAPAASSISMAESFLLDRKRVLPAAAMLNGEYGINGVFFGVPVQIGAGGVEKIHTVELNEAEKAELARSYDSVKKTVESVKL; this is encoded by the coding sequence ATGGCTCACTCCAAGAAGAAGATCGGCCTCATCGGCGGTGGTCAGATTGGTGGCAACCTGGCCCTGCTCGCCGTGCAGAAGCAGCTCGGCGACGTCATCCTCTACGACATCCCGGCGGCCGAGGGCCTGGTCAAGGGCAAGGCGCTGGACATCAACCAGCTCTCCGCGGTGGACGGCTACGACTGTCGCGTCACCGGCACCACGGACTGGAAGGACGTGGCGGGCGCGGACGTGGTCATCATCACCGCGGGCGTGCCGCGCAAGCCGGGCATGACGCGCGAGGACCTGCTCGACGTCAACCTGAAGATCATGCGGGACGTGGCGGCCAACATCAAGCAGCACTGTCCCGACGCCTTCGTCATCAACGTGGCCAACCCGCTGGACGCCATGGTGTACGCGCTCCAGAAGATCTCCGGCCTGCCGTCGAACAAGGTCGTGGGCATGGCGGGCGTGCTCGACACCAGCCGCTTCAAGTTCTTCATCGCCGAGGCGCTCAACACCTCCATCCGCGACGTGGAGGCGCTGGTGCTCGGCGGCCACGGCGACGACATGGTGCCGCTCGTGCGCCACAGCACCGTGGGCGGCGTGCCCCTCACCCAGCTCATCGCCAAGGACAAGCTGGACGCCATCATCGACCGCACCCGCAAGGGCGGCGCCGAGCTGGTGGGCCTGTACAAGACGGGCAGCGCCTACTTCGCGCCCGCCGCCAGCTCCATCTCCATGGCCGAGAGCTTCCTGCTCGACCGCAAGCGCGTGCTCCCGGCCGCCGCCATGCTCAATGGCGAGTACGGCATCAATGGCGTCTTCTTCGGCGTGCCGGTGCAGATCGGCGCGGGCGGCGTGGAGAAGATCCACACCGTGGAGCTCAACGAGGCGGAGAAGGCCGAGCTGGCCCGCTCCTACGACTCGGTGAAGAAGACCGTCGAGAGCGTCAAGCTGTAA